The following proteins come from a genomic window of Pleuronectes platessa chromosome 2, fPlePla1.1, whole genome shotgun sequence:
- the slc32a1 gene encoding vesicular inhibitory amino acid transporter — MATLIRGKLSNKLSNAATTVSNKSQAKVSGMFARMGFQAATNEEAVGFAACDDLDYDHRHGMQMDVMPSDEMGGEPSGDGGAATGDSHYQRDGTGPSRSSSKDGGLTNDLTEVKPKITVWEAGWNVTNAIQGMFVLGLPYAILHGGYLGLFLIIFAAVVCCYTGKILIACLYEEDEDGQLVRVRDSYVDIANACCAPRFPSLGGHVVNVAQIIELVMTCILYVVVSGNLMYNSFPNMPISQKSWAIIATVALLPCAFLKNLKAVSKFSLLCTMAHFVINVLVIAYCLSRARDWAWDKVKFYIDVKKFPISIGIIVFSYTSQIFLPSLEGNMNKPSEFTCMMNWTHISACILKGLFALVAYLTWADDTKEVITDNLPSTIRAVVNLFLVAKALLSYPLPFFAAVEVLEKSFFQDGGRAVFPDCYGGDGRLKSWGLSLRCILVVFTLLMAIYVPHFALLMGLTGSLTGAGLCFLLPSLFHLKLLWRKLLWHQVFFDVAIFVIGGICSISGFIHSMEGLIEAYNYGVEE; from the exons ATGGCGACATTAATCAGAGGTAAGCTTTCCAATAAACTGTCAAACGCAGCCACGACTGTGTCCAACAAATCCCAGGCGAAGGTGAGCGGCATGTTCGCCAGGATGGGTTTCCAGGCCGCCACCAACGAGGAGGCAGTGGGTTTCGCCGCCTGCGACGACCTGGACTACGACCACCGTCATGGCATGCAGATGGACGTTATGCCGTCTGATGAGATGGGGGGAGAGCCGAGTGGAGACGGGGGTGCGGCGACGGGGGACAGCCACTACCAGAGGGACGGCACCGGTCCATCGCGCTCATCCTCAAAGGACGGGGGTCTGACGAACGATTTGACCGAAGTCAAACCAAAAATCACCGTTTGGGAGGCGGGCTGGAACGTCACGAATGCAATCCAG GGGATGTTTGTTCTCGGATTGCCCTACGCCATCCTGCACGGAGGATACCTCGGACTCTTTCTCATTATTTTCGCCGCCGTGGTGTGCTGTTACACGGGGAAAATCCTCATTGCCTGCCTGTACGAGGAGGACGAAGACGGGCAGCTCGTCCGTGTGAGGGACTCCTATGTGGACATTGCCAACGCCTGCTGCGCGCCCAGATTCCCGTCTTTAGGAGGTCATGTCGTGAATGTAGCCCAGATCATAGAGCTGGTGATGACTTGCATCCTGTACGTGGTGGTCAGCGGCAATCTCATGTACAACAGCTTCCCCAACATGCCAATATCCCAGAAGTCGTGGGCCATCATAGCCACCGTCGCCCTGCTCCCCTGCGCCTTCCTCAAGAACCTGAAAGCCGTCTCCAAGTTCAGCTTGCTGTGCACGATGGCCCACTTCGTCATCAACGTCCTGGTGATAGCCTACTGCCTCTCCAGAGCCAGGGACTGGGCCTGGGACAAGGTCAAGTTCTACATCGATGTCAAGAAGTTCCCCATCTCCATTGGGATTATCGTGTTCAGCTACACGTCGCAGATCTTCCTGCCGTCTCTGGAGGGGAACATGAATAAGCCCAGCGAGTTCACCTGCATGATGAACTGGACTCACATCTCTGCCTGCATCCTCAAGGGCCTGTTCGCCCTGGTGGCCTACCTGACCTGGGCCGACGACACCAAGGAGGTCATCACAGACAACCTGCCCTCAACCATCCGCGCTGTCGTCAACCTCTTCCTCGTGGCCAAAGCTTTGCTGTCGTATCCGTTGCCGTTTTTCGCAGCTGTGGAGGTGCTGGAGAAATCGTTTTTCCAGGACGGGGGACGCGCCGTCTTCCCAGATTGTTACGGGGGCGATGGACGCCTAAAATCCTGGGGACTCTCTCTCCGCTGTATCCTTGTGGTGTTCACCTTGCTCATGGCCATCTATGTGCCACACTTCGCCCTCCTCATGGGCCTCACCGGCAGCCTGACGGGCGCGGGCCTGTGCTTTCTGCTTCCCAGCCTCTTCCACCTCAAGCTTTTATGGAGGAAGCTGCTGTGGCACCAGGTCTTCTTCGACGTCGCCATTTTTGTAATAGGAGGTATATGCAGCATATCTGGTTTCATCCACTCGATGGAGGGGCTCATAGAGGCTTACAACTACGGAGTAGAGGAGTAG